One region of Thiorhodovibrio frisius genomic DNA includes:
- a CDS encoding TerD family protein, whose protein sequence is MAISLNKGGNVNLSKEAPNLENVLVGLGWDARATDGQDFDLDASIFMVKEDGKVPGDSHFIFYNQLKSPDGSVEHTGDNLTGEGEGDDESVHVTLSKVPPEIQRLIIVVTIHDADARRQSFGQVSNAFVRLVNRDNNQEVVRFDLSEDYSTETAMAFGEIYRHSGDWKFKAVGQGYAGGLAALARQHGVNVG, encoded by the coding sequence ATGGCGATCAGCTTGAATAAGGGCGGTAATGTCAATCTGAGCAAGGAAGCACCCAACCTGGAAAATGTCCTGGTAGGACTGGGCTGGGACGCGCGCGCAACCGATGGTCAGGACTTTGACCTGGACGCCAGTATTTTCATGGTGAAAGAAGACGGCAAGGTACCCGGTGACAGCCACTTCATCTTCTACAACCAGCTAAAGTCGCCCGATGGCTCGGTCGAGCACACCGGTGATAACCTCACCGGCGAGGGTGAGGGCGATGATGAGTCCGTGCATGTCACCCTCTCGAAGGTGCCACCCGAGATTCAGCGGCTCATTATTGTCGTGACCATTCACGACGCCGACGCGCGCCGGCAGAGTTTTGGCCAAGTCAGCAATGCCTTTGTGCGACTGGTCAATCGAGACAACAACCAAGAAGTGGTCCGCTTCGATCTGTCCGAAGATTACTCGACCGAAACCGCGATGGCTTTTGGTGAAATCTACCGCCACAGCGGCGACTGGAAGTTCAAGGCCGTCGGTCAGGGCTATGCCGGGGGCCTGGCGGCGCTCGCGCGTCAGCACGGCGTCAACGTCGGCTGA
- a CDS encoding phosphoribosyltransferase domain-containing protein: MTEHHIELDTGVLRLQVRKARFPLDDLCGFAARDNPKRGFLFVSKVLGKHWPVTPSRMREIHAHLARRLELGPGPWLCIAMAETATGLGQGVFEALLEHKPDADALFVHSTRYHLPDWPRLEFQEPHCHAPQQLLYEPFDPHLRERFRTARELILIDDEISTGSTFCNLAAAYQRLNPNLERVHFVAITVFSGAESAPAWSRQLGLPVSTLSALEAELTFTPAASIATQLPPSAVGDNRRQPEQLANHSSGRLGVDTRLALPEADIQDLARDLAPGAKVLMLGTGEYMHLAYRIGLELEARGLETQVQATTRSPIRLGADIQRRLVFQDNYGEGIANYLYNVDPAAFDRIILCHETPIDDLSDLVHNLGPACMTYRHPDPLPA, translated from the coding sequence ATGACCGAGCATCACATCGAGCTGGACACCGGGGTGCTGCGGCTGCAAGTCCGCAAGGCCCGGTTTCCGCTCGACGACCTCTGCGGTTTCGCGGCCCGCGACAATCCCAAGCGCGGTTTTCTCTTCGTCAGCAAGGTGCTGGGCAAGCATTGGCCGGTGACGCCCAGCCGGATGCGCGAGATTCATGCGCACCTGGCCCGGCGACTCGAACTCGGCCCCGGTCCCTGGCTCTGCATCGCCATGGCAGAAACCGCGACCGGTCTGGGACAAGGCGTTTTCGAAGCGCTACTGGAGCACAAGCCAGATGCAGATGCGCTCTTTGTGCATTCCACCCGGTATCATCTCCCGGACTGGCCGCGCCTGGAGTTCCAAGAGCCCCATTGCCATGCGCCGCAGCAATTGCTTTACGAACCGTTCGATCCACATCTGCGCGAGCGTTTTCGCACCGCTCGCGAACTCATCCTGATCGATGATGAAATCAGCACCGGCTCCACCTTCTGCAATCTTGCCGCCGCTTACCAGCGCCTTAACCCGAATCTCGAACGGGTGCATTTTGTTGCTATCACCGTTTTCAGCGGGGCTGAATCCGCGCCGGCCTGGTCGCGACAGCTTGGCCTACCGGTCAGCACCCTCTCGGCGCTTGAAGCCGAACTGACATTCACGCCCGCAGCAAGCATTGCGACCCAACTGCCACCCTCGGCGGTCGGAGATAACCGACGCCAGCCGGAGCAGCTCGCAAATCACAGCAGTGGGCGTCTTGGGGTTGACACCCGTCTGGCGCTTCCCGAGGCCGATATCCAAGATTTGGCGCGGGATTTGGCGCCGGGTGCCAAGGTGCTGATGCTGGGCACCGGAGAATATATGCACCTGGCCTACCGGATTGGCCTGGAGCTGGAAGCGCGGGGGTTGGAGACCCAAGTCCAGGCCACCACCCGCTCGCCGATCCGGCTTGGCGCCGATATCCAGCGCCGGCTTGTTTTTCAGGACAATTATGGCGAAGGTATTGCGAACTATCTCTACAATGTCGACCCAGCGGCCTTTGACCGCATCATTCTTTGTCACGAAACCCCGATTGATGATTTGTCCGATCTGGTGCATAACTTGGGGCCAGCTTGCATGACCTACCGGCACCCCGACCCGCTCCCGGCATGA
- a CDS encoding TerD family protein, producing MGINLQKGQKISLDKEAGGGLSHIVMGVGWDAATGKTGMLGGLFGGGGGNIDLDASCLMFDEQGNQTDAVWFRQLRSRDGSIQHTGDNLTGEGEGDDEQIKVDLSAVPANVKSLVFTVNNYTGQDFSKVANAFCRIVNGANDSEIARYDLSCQGSHNAMVMAKLYRHNNEWKMHAIGETGKGRTFEELLPQIKPHL from the coding sequence ATGGGTATCAACTTGCAGAAAGGGCAAAAAATCTCACTCGACAAAGAAGCGGGCGGCGGGCTCAGCCACATTGTGATGGGGGTGGGCTGGGATGCCGCGACCGGGAAAACCGGCATGCTCGGTGGACTCTTCGGCGGTGGTGGCGGCAACATCGACCTCGACGCATCCTGCCTGATGTTCGACGAACAGGGCAATCAGACCGATGCGGTCTGGTTCCGCCAACTGCGCAGCCGCGACGGGAGCATCCAGCATACCGGCGACAATCTCACCGGCGAGGGCGAGGGCGACGACGAACAGATCAAGGTCGACCTCTCGGCGGTCCCGGCCAATGTCAAAAGCCTGGTGTTTACCGTCAATAACTACACCGGACAGGATTTCTCCAAGGTGGCCAATGCCTTCTGCCGCATTGTCAATGGCGCCAACGACAGTGAAATTGCACGCTACGATCTCAGTTGCCAAGGCTCGCATAACGCCATGGTCATGGCCAAACTGTATCGCCACAACAACGAATGGAAAATGCACGCCATTGGCGAAACAGGCAAGGGTCGCACCTTCGAGGAACTACTCCCGCAGATCAAGCCTCATCTTTGA
- a CDS encoding TIGR00266 family protein, producing MPSFTITGEIDPFLHVSLRKGEKIFCESDAMVMMEEPLQVKGQLRGGIGRALVRRMANDESLFQQEIEAVSGDGDCLLSPALPGSIELLDVAPGADFVLSDGSFLAAESTVEVNPRLNTLGGGLFGGTGGFVIMEARGRGKLAVSGFGSVFTLDIEPGRETVVDNSHVVAWSSALSFEVGTPKTGGGFFGNIVNSVTSGEGLVIRFRGQGKVVICSRNRSIFKARQ from the coding sequence ATGCCGAGCTTCACGATTACCGGCGAGATTGACCCCTTTCTGCATGTCAGTCTGCGCAAGGGCGAGAAGATCTTCTGCGAGTCCGATGCCATGGTCATGATGGAGGAGCCGCTGCAGGTAAAGGGACAACTGCGCGGCGGTATCGGGCGGGCACTGGTGCGCCGCATGGCCAATGACGAGTCGCTGTTTCAACAGGAAATTGAGGCGGTGAGCGGTGACGGCGACTGTCTGCTCTCGCCCGCACTGCCGGGCTCGATCGAGCTGCTTGATGTGGCACCTGGCGCGGACTTCGTGCTGTCGGACGGCAGTTTTCTGGCTGCGGAATCAACCGTTGAGGTCAATCCTCGCTTAAACACCCTTGGCGGCGGTTTATTTGGTGGCACCGGTGGCTTCGTCATCATGGAGGCTCGCGGGCGCGGCAAATTGGCGGTGTCCGGCTTTGGCTCCGTATTCACGCTCGACATCGAACCTGGGCGTGAGACAGTGGTCGACAACAGCCATGTTGTGGCCTGGTCGTCCGCTCTATCATTCGAGGTTGGCACCCCAAAAACCGGCGGGGGCTTTTTTGGCAATATCGTCAACTCGGTCACCTCCGGAGAAGGACTGGTGATTCGCTTCCGAGGGCAGGGTAAGGTCGTGATTTGCTCGCGCAACCGCAGCATTTTTAAAGCGCGGCAATAA
- a CDS encoding TerD family protein produces the protein MAISLQKGGNVSLTKTDPGLTNATVGLGWDARSTDGAAFDLDASVFLTGDSGKVLSDAHFVFYNQKTSPDGAVVHSGDNLTGEGEGDDESVSIDLPKVTPDVTRIVFAVTIHEAESRNQNFGMVRNAFMRVLNKDTNTEIARFDLSEDYSIETAMVFGEIYRHSGEWKFKAVGQGFAGGLAALAKDYGVNLG, from the coding sequence ATGGCTATCAGCTTACAGAAAGGCGGCAATGTCAGCCTGACCAAGACCGATCCCGGATTGACCAATGCGACCGTTGGTCTGGGGTGGGATGCGCGCTCAACCGATGGCGCGGCCTTCGACCTTGATGCCAGTGTGTTTCTGACCGGCGATTCTGGCAAGGTGCTGTCCGATGCGCATTTCGTCTTTTACAACCAGAAGACCTCCCCGGATGGCGCGGTGGTTCACTCAGGCGATAACCTCACCGGCGAAGGCGAAGGCGATGACGAGTCTGTCTCCATCGACTTGCCGAAGGTGACTCCGGATGTCACGCGCATTGTTTTTGCGGTCACCATTCATGAGGCGGAGAGCCGGAATCAGAATTTCGGCATGGTACGCAACGCCTTCATGCGGGTGCTCAACAAGGACACCAACACCGAAATTGCGCGCTTTGACCTCTCGGAGGACTACTCCATCGAGACGGCCATGGTCTTCGGCGAGATTTACCGTCATTCCGGCGAGTGGAAGTTCAAGGCCGTCGGACAAGGCTTCGCGGGTGGCTTGGCGGCGCTGGCGAAGGATTACGGCGTCAACCTTGGCTAA
- a CDS encoding calcium-translocating P-type ATPase, PMCA-type: MKFNYPGLADAEVERSRRDHGSNAVASQESETFWDKLIGNLKDPIIIILIVALMVTVALTVFGYAEWYESVGIAFAVVIATFVATWSEYSNEQSFQRLLEEASLIKVKTFRNGHLTEISINELVVGDHVLLQPGDTVPTDGLLIAGHAEVDEAALTGESEPVKKTALPDPAPTGEAAEEHQLARAGLLVDGECVMRATAVGDQTRYGQTMKELLSAEDRLSPLQHKLSTLGGHISTFGYIGATLIFFAFMFNTIFLQGGGIDVYWAAQDGGAIVKDVVTAMILAIIVIVVAVPEGLPMMIAMVLAINMKKLLTEKVLVRKLLGIETAGSLNMLFTDKTGTLTQGKLQVGAFVNGGGERFEQLDAIPTALRDTIGFALCHNTSAVIDASDPTDPKLVGADRTEQALLRFVTPYLATAGDVEIVDLIPFNSTRKFSASQVSGERNLTLVKGAPEVILKNCKRWLDANGEVQDLSNPDALQQATAELSGRAMRLLAVAMTDTPIDGSTELPESLTLIGIFGMRDELRPTSHASVKIAKDAGIHVVMITGDAKDTAQAIAKDVGLLEDDPDAIVLTSSELADMSDAEVKKVLPHLYVVARAFPTDKSRLVKLAKEEGLVIGMTGDGVNDAPAVKNSDVGFAMGSGTEMTKESGDIVILDDNFSSLTKAVLYGRTLFKSIRKFLIFQLTVNVSAILVVFLGQFFGFELPLTMTQLLWLNIIMDTLAGLAFAGEAALGRYMHEQPLRRDEPLINSDMWSSILINGGIIAALSILFLTSDITQSWFSGGYEIGTAEAQAKFLTAFFAFFVFVQVFNTFNARTQGLDLFEHLLDNRLFSVIIPGIMVIQVFFITFGGEILRTVGLSISEWIIVLLLAILIIPVDLARKLARNKWFGNPVQEG, encoded by the coding sequence ATGAAATTTAATTACCCAGGCCTTGCCGATGCCGAGGTCGAGCGCTCAAGGCGTGACCACGGCTCCAACGCCGTTGCCAGCCAGGAGTCGGAAACCTTCTGGGACAAGCTGATCGGGAACCTCAAAGACCCGATTATCATCATTCTGATTGTCGCGCTCATGGTAACAGTCGCCCTGACCGTTTTCGGTTACGCCGAATGGTACGAAAGCGTGGGTATCGCCTTCGCGGTGGTCATCGCCACCTTTGTCGCCACCTGGTCGGAATACAGCAACGAGCAATCCTTTCAGCGCCTGCTCGAAGAAGCCTCGCTGATTAAGGTCAAGACCTTCCGCAACGGTCATTTAACCGAAATCTCTATCAATGAACTGGTCGTTGGCGACCATGTGCTGTTGCAGCCCGGCGATACCGTACCCACCGACGGCCTGTTAATCGCCGGTCATGCCGAGGTCGACGAAGCCGCCCTGACCGGCGAATCCGAACCCGTCAAGAAAACCGCCTTACCCGATCCGGCCCCGACCGGCGAGGCCGCCGAGGAACATCAACTCGCCCGCGCCGGCTTGCTGGTCGATGGCGAATGCGTGATGCGCGCGACCGCCGTCGGCGATCAGACCCGTTACGGGCAGACCATGAAGGAGCTGCTCAGCGCGGAAGATCGGCTTTCGCCCCTGCAACACAAGCTCAGTACGCTTGGCGGTCATATCTCGACCTTTGGCTATATCGGAGCGACGCTAATTTTCTTCGCCTTCATGTTCAACACCATTTTCCTGCAAGGCGGTGGCATTGACGTCTACTGGGCCGCGCAGGATGGCGGCGCCATCGTGAAGGATGTGGTCACCGCCATGATTCTGGCCATCATTGTGATCGTTGTTGCCGTGCCGGAAGGACTGCCGATGATGATTGCGATGGTCCTGGCCATCAACATGAAAAAGCTGCTGACCGAGAAGGTGCTGGTGCGCAAGCTGCTCGGGATTGAAACCGCCGGCAGTCTGAACATGCTGTTCACCGACAAAACCGGCACCCTGACCCAGGGCAAACTGCAAGTGGGCGCCTTTGTGAATGGCGGCGGCGAGCGCTTCGAGCAGCTTGACGCCATTCCCACCGCTCTGCGCGACACCATCGGGTTCGCGCTCTGCCACAACACCAGCGCCGTCATCGATGCCAGCGATCCGACCGACCCCAAACTGGTCGGCGCCGACCGCACCGAACAAGCCCTGCTGCGCTTCGTCACGCCCTATCTCGCCACGGCGGGCGATGTTGAGATCGTCGACCTGATTCCCTTTAATAGCACGCGTAAATTCTCGGCCAGCCAGGTCTCCGGCGAGCGAAATCTCACCCTGGTCAAGGGTGCACCCGAGGTGATCCTGAAAAACTGCAAGCGCTGGCTGGATGCCAATGGCGAGGTTCAGGATCTGTCCAATCCAGACGCCTTGCAGCAAGCGACCGCTGAACTCTCGGGCCGCGCCATGCGCCTGCTGGCCGTCGCCATGACGGACACGCCGATCGACGGTTCCACCGAGCTGCCGGAATCCCTGACCCTGATTGGCATTTTTGGCATGCGCGATGAATTGCGTCCAACCTCCCACGCCTCGGTCAAGATCGCCAAAGACGCCGGCATTCATGTGGTCATGATCACCGGCGACGCCAAGGACACCGCCCAGGCCATCGCCAAGGATGTCGGCCTGCTAGAAGATGATCCTGACGCCATCGTGCTGACATCGTCTGAACTCGCAGACATGAGCGACGCGGAAGTCAAGAAAGTCCTGCCGCACCTGTATGTGGTGGCGCGCGCCTTCCCGACCGACAAAAGCCGACTGGTCAAGCTCGCGAAGGAAGAAGGTCTGGTCATCGGCATGACCGGCGATGGCGTGAACGATGCCCCGGCGGTCAAGAACTCCGATGTCGGCTTTGCCATGGGCAGCGGCACCGAGATGACCAAGGAATCGGGCGACATCGTCATTCTCGACGACAACTTCTCGTCCCTGACCAAGGCGGTGCTTTACGGGCGGACCCTGTTTAAGTCCATCCGCAAGTTCCTGATCTTCCAGCTCACCGTCAATGTCTCGGCGATTCTGGTGGTCTTCCTTGGGCAATTCTTTGGCTTCGAGCTGCCCCTGACCATGACCCAACTGCTCTGGCTGAACATCATCATGGACACCCTGGCCGGTCTTGCCTTCGCAGGCGAAGCGGCACTCGGGCGATACATGCACGAACAACCCCTGCGACGGGATGAGCCACTGATCAACAGCGATATGTGGTCCTCTATCCTGATCAATGGCGGCATCATCGCGGCGCTGAGCATTCTGTTCCTGACCAGCGACATCACCCAGAGCTGGTTCTCGGGAGGCTACGAGATCGGCACGGCAGAAGCCCAGGCCAAGTTCCTCACCGCTTTCTTTGCCTTCTTCGTCTTCGTGCAGGTGTTCAACACCTTCAACGCCCGCACCCAGGGGCTTGACCTGTTCGAGCATCTGCTCGACAACCGCCTGTTCAGCGTGATCATTCCAGGCATCATGGTGATTCAGGTCTTTTTCATTACCTTTGGCGGCGAGATTCTGCGCACCGTGGGTCTGTCGATCTCGGAATGGATCATTGTGCTCTTGCTTGCCATTCTGATCATTCCCGTCGATTTGGCCCGCAAGCTTGCGCGCAACAAATGGTTCGGTAACCCGGTACAGGAAGGCTGA
- a CDS encoding tellurite resistance TerB family protein, with the protein MASQWQQRGEGFINASMDFVGGAGKAFKGLGSRIKRGKYNQFIETFCAVAGDVASRNGRFMPEEIAGLKRFLIENHENEVFSAYNSAELIEKIQDYAIASFLGDEEKTLRALRGIESGSDEAKLVIIGGLAIAFSDGECDQNEAGAIVDYAQRLGVDLNQLAAEYSLKLPALEPKRIPAPDAPPPSPPALETTAQTAQPLCKRCWSFLQAGNTQCDCGRDFSNDYVA; encoded by the coding sequence ATGGCAAGTCAATGGCAACAACGGGGCGAGGGATTTATCAATGCCAGCATGGACTTCGTCGGCGGCGCCGGCAAAGCCTTCAAAGGGCTTGGGTCCCGCATTAAACGTGGAAAATACAACCAGTTCATCGAGACCTTTTGCGCGGTCGCTGGTGATGTGGCCTCCCGCAATGGCCGTTTCATGCCCGAAGAAATCGCCGGACTCAAGCGTTTTCTGATCGAAAACCATGAGAACGAGGTCTTCAGCGCCTACAACTCCGCCGAATTGATCGAGAAAATTCAGGACTATGCCATCGCGTCATTCCTCGGCGACGAGGAGAAGACCCTCCGCGCCCTGCGCGGCATCGAATCCGGCAGTGACGAAGCGAAACTGGTCATCATCGGCGGCCTCGCCATCGCCTTCAGCGACGGTGAGTGCGATCAGAACGAAGCCGGCGCCATCGTTGACTATGCGCAGCGCCTCGGCGTCGACCTGAATCAACTCGCAGCCGAATACAGCCTCAAACTTCCGGCCCTGGAACCCAAGCGCATACCAGCGCCCGACGCGCCGCCGCCCAGTCCCCCAGCGCTTGAAACAACAGCGCAGACCGCGCAACCCCTGTGCAAGCGCTGCTGGTCCTTTTTGCAAGCCGGCAACACCCAGTGCGATTGCGGTCGAGATTTTAGCAACGACTATGTGGCCTAG
- a CDS encoding vWA domain-containing protein has product MSNRRLPVYILLDTSGSMRGEPIHSVNVGLQAMFSALRQDPYALESVHLSIITFDIEAREYLPLTPLDEVRLEEIQTPQSGATFLGAALELLIEQVDRDIRKSTDDKKGDWRPLLFVMTDGSPSDLHAYRQAIIKLKKRHFGSIVACAVGPKAKLDLLRELTDRVVQLDTLDAAAFSSFFKWVSASVAVGSSSAGLEDQVTLPPPPAEVQLVL; this is encoded by the coding sequence ATGAGTAACAGGCGACTACCCGTCTATATCCTGCTCGACACATCCGGATCAATGCGCGGCGAGCCTATCCATTCCGTCAATGTCGGCTTGCAAGCCATGTTCAGCGCCCTGCGCCAGGATCCTTACGCGCTGGAAAGCGTCCATCTCTCCATCATCACCTTCGACATCGAGGCACGCGAATATCTGCCGCTCACCCCCTTAGATGAGGTGCGGCTTGAGGAGATACAGACACCACAATCTGGCGCAACCTTTCTCGGCGCCGCACTCGAACTCCTGATCGAGCAGGTTGATCGCGACATCCGCAAAAGCACCGACGACAAAAAGGGCGACTGGCGCCCCTTGCTCTTTGTGATGACCGACGGCAGCCCCTCGGATCTGCACGCCTACCGACAGGCCATCATAAAGCTCAAAAAACGCCACTTCGGCTCCATCGTCGCCTGCGCCGTCGGCCCCAAGGCCAAGCTCGACCTGCTACGCGAACTAACCGACCGCGTGGTCCAACTCGACACCCTCGACGCCGCCGCCTTCTCCAGTTTTTTCAAATGGGTCTCAGCCAGTGTCGCGGTCGGCTCAAGCAGCGCCGGACTGGAGGATCAAGTAACCCTGCCGCCACCGCCAGCCGAGGTGCAGTTGGTTCTCTGA
- a CDS encoding RecQ family ATP-dependent DNA helicase gives MERREAETLLRTAIGDSAGCFRDGQWEAIDALVNHRQQLMVVQRTGWGKSSVYFISTRILRDSGAGPTVIVSPLLALMRNQIEAAQRLGIRAETINSTNQQEWPKVQRKILSDQVDAILISPERLSNESFVEEVLLPIADRIGLLVVDEAHCISDWGHDFRPDYRRLVNILQQLPPNVPLLGTTATANNRVIKDVQSQLGDIEIQRGTLVRESLVLQTLRMKDQASRLAWLAQRIPELPGTGIVYVLTVRDAEQVAEWLQSQGIEARAYYGSVEHPDFADKHKYREHLEDLLLHNKIKALVATTALGMGYDKPDLGFVIHYQTPGSIIGYYQQVGRAGRGIDTAYGVLLSGKEDEDIHEFFRRSAFPDERDVNAILDVLAASDGLSLPQIQSRLNLRQGQIEKVLKVLSVETPAPLIKEGSRWLRTPVQYTMDHERIQRLTEQREGEWKQIIDYVDSQTCLMAFLRNALDNPEATECGRCSACRGEPVVGIDVDRGLAVKAGQFLRHAEMTFSPKKQVDRGAFATYNFLYGPGGRVPQSLCAENGRILSRWGDAGWGGLVTDDKHTGHFRDELVGAVADMIDQRWQPDPAPRWVTCVPSRNHPNLVPDFARRLAARLNLPFVDAIDKVRDNEQQKMQQNRFHQCRNLDGVFQVAAQIPSGPLLLVDDMIDSGWTVTVLAALLRRAGSGPVFPVALASTTSGD, from the coding sequence ATGGAAAGACGAGAAGCTGAAACCTTATTGCGAACGGCCATAGGCGATTCGGCAGGGTGCTTTCGTGACGGCCAGTGGGAGGCCATCGACGCGCTGGTAAACCATCGGCAACAGCTCATGGTGGTGCAGCGCACGGGCTGGGGGAAAAGTTCTGTCTACTTCATCAGCACTCGGATTCTGCGAGATTCAGGGGCTGGACCCACGGTGATCGTCTCTCCCTTGCTGGCGCTGATGAGGAACCAGATCGAGGCGGCACAGCGACTTGGAATTCGCGCCGAGACGATCAACTCGACAAATCAGCAGGAATGGCCAAAGGTGCAGCGGAAAATCCTGTCGGATCAAGTCGATGCCATCCTGATTTCACCGGAGCGGCTGTCCAACGAATCCTTCGTTGAGGAGGTTCTACTCCCGATTGCCGACAGAATCGGCCTGCTGGTCGTAGACGAAGCGCATTGTATCTCGGACTGGGGGCATGATTTTCGGCCAGACTACCGTCGTCTTGTAAATATTCTTCAGCAACTACCGCCGAACGTGCCACTGCTTGGAACCACGGCCACTGCGAATAATCGCGTGATCAAGGATGTTCAGTCGCAGCTCGGCGACATCGAGATTCAACGCGGTACCTTGGTTCGCGAGAGCTTGGTGCTCCAAACCCTGCGCATGAAAGATCAAGCATCGCGTCTCGCTTGGTTGGCTCAGCGCATTCCTGAGTTACCGGGCACCGGAATCGTTTACGTGCTGACGGTTCGCGATGCGGAGCAGGTCGCAGAATGGCTCCAATCTCAGGGGATAGAGGCGCGGGCATACTACGGTAGCGTCGAGCATCCAGACTTTGCGGACAAGCACAAATATCGAGAACATCTCGAGGATCTGCTACTTCACAACAAGATCAAAGCACTGGTTGCGACGACGGCACTGGGGATGGGCTACGACAAACCGGATCTCGGTTTCGTTATCCACTATCAGACCCCTGGGTCGATCATCGGCTACTACCAACAGGTCGGTCGTGCCGGACGAGGGATCGATACGGCGTATGGCGTGCTGCTGTCCGGCAAAGAAGACGAGGATATCCACGAGTTCTTCCGGCGCAGTGCATTTCCGGATGAGCGGGATGTCAATGCGATACTCGACGTTTTGGCAGCAAGTGACGGTCTTTCATTACCGCAGATTCAGTCCCGGTTGAATCTCAGGCAAGGCCAGATTGAGAAGGTATTGAAGGTCTTGAGCGTCGAGACGCCAGCACCGCTGATCAAGGAAGGAAGTCGCTGGCTCCGTACCCCTGTCCAATACACAATGGACCACGAGCGTATTCAGCGCCTTACCGAACAGCGAGAAGGTGAATGGAAGCAGATTATAGACTACGTAGACAGCCAAACGTGCCTGATGGCGTTCCTGAGAAACGCACTCGATAACCCCGAAGCAACTGAGTGCGGAAGGTGTTCGGCATGTCGGGGCGAGCCGGTCGTCGGGATCGATGTGGATCGAGGGCTGGCCGTCAAGGCTGGGCAATTTTTACGTCATGCAGAAATGACCTTTAGCCCGAAAAAACAGGTTGATCGCGGTGCATTTGCCACCTACAACTTTTTGTATGGCCCAGGTGGGCGTGTTCCTCAAAGTTTGTGCGCAGAGAATGGTCGAATCCTGTCGCGCTGGGGTGATGCGGGTTGGGGTGGCTTGGTCACCGACGACAAGCACACGGGGCACTTTCGCGATGAATTGGTCGGAGCCGTGGCCGACATGATCGACCAGCGGTGGCAACCTGATCCGGCTCCGCGCTGGGTGACCTGCGTGCCTTCCCGAAACCATCCCAACCTGGTGCCCGATTTCGCCCGAAGGCTTGCCGCTCGCCTTAATCTGCCTTTCGTCGATGCCATCGACAAGGTTCGCGATAACGAGCAGCAAAAGATGCAGCAGAACCGCTTCCATCAATGCCGTAACCTTGACGGAGTCTTCCAAGTGGCGGCGCAGATTCCCTCGGGTCCACTGCTGCTGGTTGACGACATGATTGATTCTGGGTGGACCGTCACAGTGCTTGCTGCTCTGTTGCGGCGGGCCGGTAGCGGGCCGGTATTTCCTGTTGCGCTAGCCTCCACGACGAGTGGTGATTGA